Proteins from a genomic interval of Loxodonta africana isolate mLoxAfr1 chromosome 25, mLoxAfr1.hap2, whole genome shotgun sequence:
- the GNPAT gene encoding dihydroxyacetone phosphate acyltransferase isoform X1 — protein MDSSSSSNSCLSVGSTSPSAFVLLYSKELKKRDEFEDILEERRHVSDLKFAMKCYTPLVYKGIIPCKPSDIKYSVLNSEEIRYTIKQLSKESLQSIDVLREEACEILDEMSHKLRLGAIRFFAFTLSKVFKQIFSKVCVNEEGIQKLQRAIQEHPVVLLPSHRSYIDFLMLSFLLYNYDLPVPVIAAGMDFLGMKMVGELLRMSGAFFMRRTFGGNKLYWAVFSEYVKTMLRNGYAPVEFFLEGTRSRSAKTLTPKFGLLNIVMEPFFKREVFDTYLVPISISYDKILEETLYVYELLGVPKPKESTTGLLKARKILSENFGNIHVYFGDPVSLRSLAAGRMDRSPYNLVPRYIPQKQSEDMHAFVTEVAYKIQLLQIENMVVSPWALTVTILLQNLPSMNFDALVAKTLWLKGLTQVFGGFLTWPDNEPAEEVVQSNILLHSNIASLVKDRVVLKVDSGESEVVDGLIFRHITLLTCSAYRNQLLNIFVCPSLVALALQMTPGFRKEDVYSCFCFLRDVFSDEFTFLPGNVLKDFEEGCYLLCKSETIQVTTKDILVTEKGNTVLEFLIGLFKPFVACYQIICKYLLKEDEDYFTEKQYLAGVRKFTSELLDQGTSECYDVLSSDVQKNALAAFVRLGVVEKKKVNNDCILNVNEPATTKLEEMLGCKIPVGRLVTAKL, from the exons AAGGAGCTCAAAAAGCGGGATGAGTTTGAAGATATTTTAGAGGAGAGAAGGCATGTCAGTGACTTGAAATTTGCAATGAAATGCTACACACCTCTTGTCTATAAGGGTATTATTCCATGCAAACCAAGTGATATTAAATATAGTGTTCTCAATTCTGAAGAGATTCGTTATACCATTAAACAG CTTTCCAAGGAGTCTCTTCAATCCATTGATGTCCTTCGAGAAGAAGCTTGTGAAATCTTGGATGAAATGAGTCACAAACTGCGTCTGGGAGCTATCCGTTTTTTTGCCTTCACCCTGAGCAAAGTATTTAAACAGATTTTCTCGAAAGTGTGTGTAAATGAAGAAGGTATTCAGAAA ctaCAACGAGCCATCCAGGAGCATCCAGTTGTTCTGCTGCCTAGTCATCGCAGTTACATTGACTTTCTGatgttgtcttttcttttatacaACTATGATTTACCTGTGCCAGTCATAGCAGCAGGAATgg ACTTCCTGGGAATGAAAATGGTTGGTGAGCTGCTACGGATGTCAGGTGCCTTTTTTATGCGGCGCACCTTTGGCGGCAATAAACTCTACTGGGCCGTGTTCtctgaatatgtaaaaaccatgTTACGG AATGGTTATGCTCCTGTTGAATTTTTCCTCGAAGGGACAAGAAGCCGCTCTGCCAAGACATTGACTCCTAAATTTG GTCTTCTGAATATTGTGATGgaaccattttttaaaagagaagttTTCGATACATACCTTGTTCCAATTAGCATCAGTTATGATAAGATATTGGAAGAAACTCTTTATGTATATGAACTTCTAGGGGTTCCTAAGCCTAAAGAATCTACCACT GGATTGCTGAAAGCCAGGAAGATTCTCTCTGAAAATTTTGGAAACATCCATGTGTACTTTGGAGACCCTGTATCACTTCGTTCTCTGGCAGCTGGGAGGATGGATCGGAGCCCATATAACTTGGTTCCAAG ATATATTCCCCAGAAACAGTCAGAGGACATGCATGCCTTTGTCACTGAAGTTGCCTACAAAATACAGCTTCTGCAAATTGAAAACATGGTTGTAAGCCCATGGGCCCTAACAGTTACCATTTTGCTCCAAAATCTGCCATCCATGAACTTTGATGCTCTGGTTGCAAAGACCTTGTGGCTGAAAGGTTTAACACAGGTGTTTGGAGGATTTCTCACCTGGCCTG ACAATGAGCCTGCTGAAGAAGTTGTCCAGTCCAACATTCTTCTGCATTCCAACATTGCCAGCCTTGTCAAAGATCGGGTGGTTCTGAAAGTGGACTCGGGAGAATCAGAAGTGGTCGATGGACTTATTTTCCGGCACATCACTCTCCTCACGTGCTCAGCTTATCGGAACCAGTTGCTCAACATTTTTGTCTGTCCATCCTTAGTAGCTCTAGCCCTGCAGATGACACCTGGGTTCAGGAAAG AGGATGTCTACAGTTGCTTTTGCTTCCTGCGTGATGTTTTTTCAGATGAGTTCACCTTCCTTCCGGGAAATGTACTGAAG GACTTTGAAGAAGGCTGTTATCTACTTTGTAAGAGTGAGACCATACAAGTGACTACAAAGGACATCCTGGttacagaaaaaggaaatactgTGCTAGAATTTTTGATAGGACTCTTCAAACCTTTCGTGGCATGTTATCAG ATAATTTGCAAATACCTCTTGAAAGAAGACGAAGACTACTTCACTGAGAAGCAGTACTtggctggagttagaaaatttACAAGTGAGCTTCTCGATCAAG gtacctctgagtgctatGATGTATTATCTTCTGATGTGCAGAAAAATGCCTTAGCAGCTTTTGTGAGACTAGGTGTGGTAGAAAAGAAGAAGGT aaATAATGACTGTATACTTAATGTGAATGAACCTGCCACGACTAAattggaagaaatgcttg gttGTAAGATACCAGTAGGAAGACTGGTAACTGCAAAACTTTAA
- the GNPAT gene encoding dihydroxyacetone phosphate acyltransferase isoform X2 yields the protein MSHKLRLGAIRFFAFTLSKVFKQIFSKVCVNEEGIQKLQRAIQEHPVVLLPSHRSYIDFLMLSFLLYNYDLPVPVIAAGMDFLGMKMVGELLRMSGAFFMRRTFGGNKLYWAVFSEYVKTMLRNGYAPVEFFLEGTRSRSAKTLTPKFGLLNIVMEPFFKREVFDTYLVPISISYDKILEETLYVYELLGVPKPKESTTGLLKARKILSENFGNIHVYFGDPVSLRSLAAGRMDRSPYNLVPRYIPQKQSEDMHAFVTEVAYKIQLLQIENMVVSPWALTVTILLQNLPSMNFDALVAKTLWLKGLTQVFGGFLTWPDNEPAEEVVQSNILLHSNIASLVKDRVVLKVDSGESEVVDGLIFRHITLLTCSAYRNQLLNIFVCPSLVALALQMTPGFRKEDVYSCFCFLRDVFSDEFTFLPGNVLKDFEEGCYLLCKSETIQVTTKDILVTEKGNTVLEFLIGLFKPFVACYQIICKYLLKEDEDYFTEKQYLAGVRKFTSELLDQGTSECYDVLSSDVQKNALAAFVRLGVVEKKKVNNDCILNVNEPATTKLEEMLGCKIPVGRLVTAKL from the exons ATGAGTCACAAACTGCGTCTGGGAGCTATCCGTTTTTTTGCCTTCACCCTGAGCAAAGTATTTAAACAGATTTTCTCGAAAGTGTGTGTAAATGAAGAAGGTATTCAGAAA ctaCAACGAGCCATCCAGGAGCATCCAGTTGTTCTGCTGCCTAGTCATCGCAGTTACATTGACTTTCTGatgttgtcttttcttttatacaACTATGATTTACCTGTGCCAGTCATAGCAGCAGGAATgg ACTTCCTGGGAATGAAAATGGTTGGTGAGCTGCTACGGATGTCAGGTGCCTTTTTTATGCGGCGCACCTTTGGCGGCAATAAACTCTACTGGGCCGTGTTCtctgaatatgtaaaaaccatgTTACGG AATGGTTATGCTCCTGTTGAATTTTTCCTCGAAGGGACAAGAAGCCGCTCTGCCAAGACATTGACTCCTAAATTTG GTCTTCTGAATATTGTGATGgaaccattttttaaaagagaagttTTCGATACATACCTTGTTCCAATTAGCATCAGTTATGATAAGATATTGGAAGAAACTCTTTATGTATATGAACTTCTAGGGGTTCCTAAGCCTAAAGAATCTACCACT GGATTGCTGAAAGCCAGGAAGATTCTCTCTGAAAATTTTGGAAACATCCATGTGTACTTTGGAGACCCTGTATCACTTCGTTCTCTGGCAGCTGGGAGGATGGATCGGAGCCCATATAACTTGGTTCCAAG ATATATTCCCCAGAAACAGTCAGAGGACATGCATGCCTTTGTCACTGAAGTTGCCTACAAAATACAGCTTCTGCAAATTGAAAACATGGTTGTAAGCCCATGGGCCCTAACAGTTACCATTTTGCTCCAAAATCTGCCATCCATGAACTTTGATGCTCTGGTTGCAAAGACCTTGTGGCTGAAAGGTTTAACACAGGTGTTTGGAGGATTTCTCACCTGGCCTG ACAATGAGCCTGCTGAAGAAGTTGTCCAGTCCAACATTCTTCTGCATTCCAACATTGCCAGCCTTGTCAAAGATCGGGTGGTTCTGAAAGTGGACTCGGGAGAATCAGAAGTGGTCGATGGACTTATTTTCCGGCACATCACTCTCCTCACGTGCTCAGCTTATCGGAACCAGTTGCTCAACATTTTTGTCTGTCCATCCTTAGTAGCTCTAGCCCTGCAGATGACACCTGGGTTCAGGAAAG AGGATGTCTACAGTTGCTTTTGCTTCCTGCGTGATGTTTTTTCAGATGAGTTCACCTTCCTTCCGGGAAATGTACTGAAG GACTTTGAAGAAGGCTGTTATCTACTTTGTAAGAGTGAGACCATACAAGTGACTACAAAGGACATCCTGGttacagaaaaaggaaatactgTGCTAGAATTTTTGATAGGACTCTTCAAACCTTTCGTGGCATGTTATCAG ATAATTTGCAAATACCTCTTGAAAGAAGACGAAGACTACTTCACTGAGAAGCAGTACTtggctggagttagaaaatttACAAGTGAGCTTCTCGATCAAG gtacctctgagtgctatGATGTATTATCTTCTGATGTGCAGAAAAATGCCTTAGCAGCTTTTGTGAGACTAGGTGTGGTAGAAAAGAAGAAGGT aaATAATGACTGTATACTTAATGTGAATGAACCTGCCACGACTAAattggaagaaatgcttg gttGTAAGATACCAGTAGGAAGACTGGTAACTGCAAAACTTTAA